From Meiothermus sp., a single genomic window includes:
- a CDS encoding SDR family NAD(P)-dependent oxidoreductase has translation MDFQGKVVIVTGGASGMGEATAWAFAEAGARVVVVDRNEALARKIAGELGAEVWVGDVSDSAFCNAVVEETVQRHRRLDVLVNAAGIIVRARGEDTTDEQWRRIMEVNVGGTFFMCRAAIRAMKPQGSGAIVNFGSIWGDLGAAGVAAYCASKGAVHNLTRALALDHAKDGIRINAVCPGEVNTPMLQSERKEPVTPELLQRLADTVPMGRLAEPLEIARVVLFLASSQASYMTGSLVLVDAGFAAR, from the coding sequence GTGGATTTCCAGGGAAAAGTGGTGATCGTAACGGGGGGCGCCTCGGGCATGGGGGAGGCCACCGCCTGGGCGTTTGCTGAGGCCGGGGCCCGGGTGGTGGTGGTGGATCGCAACGAGGCCTTGGCCCGAAAAATTGCCGGCGAGCTGGGGGCCGAGGTGTGGGTGGGGGATGTAAGCGACTCGGCTTTTTGCAACGCCGTGGTGGAAGAAACCGTGCAGCGGCACAGGCGGCTGGATGTGCTGGTAAATGCGGCGGGCATTATTGTGCGGGCCCGCGGCGAGGACACCACCGACGAGCAGTGGCGGCGCATCATGGAGGTCAATGTGGGCGGCACGTTTTTCATGTGCCGGGCAGCCATCCGGGCCATGAAGCCCCAGGGGAGTGGGGCTATTGTCAACTTTGGCTCCATCTGGGGGGATCTGGGCGCCGCCGGGGTAGCAGCCTACTGTGCCAGCAAGGGCGCGGTGCACAACCTCACCCGCGCCCTGGCCCTCGACCACGCCAAGGATGGCATCCGCATCAACGCGGTTTGCCCCGGCGAGGTCAATACCCCCATGCTCCAGTCCGAACGCAAGGAACCCGTTACCCCCGAACTCCTGCAACGCCTGGCCGATACCGTACCGATGGGCCGCCTGGCCGAGCCGTTGGAAATTGCCCGGGTGGTGCTCTTTCTGGCCTCGAGCCAGGCCAGCTACATGACCGGCTCGCTGGTGCTGGTCGACGCCGGGTTTGCGGCCCGATAA
- a CDS encoding aldo/keto reductase, translated as MEYRNLGRTGVKVAPLALGTDNILNPTPENEARRMILRALEAGINLIDTSNSYMQGEAERVIGQTLKESGLRDQVLIATKAHYPTGPGPNDRGNSRLHLLRACEDSLRRLQTDYIDLYQLHRPVFDMPIDETLSALTDLVRQGKVRYIGSSTAPAWKVLEGILVSELKGYVRFVSEQPPYNLLDRRIENELVPMAQAYNLALLPWSPLAMGMLAGRYADGALRPEGSRASLRGGIYAERVSPRAVQMGNRFVQLAREAGYDPAQLAILWVKDQPGITAPIIGPKSVEQLEHLLPVLDMTLPEEIRAACDALVPPGSAVANFHNSAPWMKMQLEVGIDHNA; from the coding sequence ATGGAATACCGCAATCTGGGCCGCACCGGCGTTAAGGTCGCACCGCTGGCGCTGGGCACCGACAACATTCTGAACCCCACCCCCGAAAACGAGGCCCGGCGGATGATCTTGCGGGCGCTCGAGGCGGGCATTAATCTGATCGACACCTCCAACAGCTACATGCAGGGCGAGGCCGAGCGGGTGATCGGGCAGACCCTCAAAGAAAGCGGCCTGCGCGACCAGGTGCTCATTGCTACCAAGGCCCACTACCCCACCGGCCCCGGCCCCAACGACCGGGGGAACTCGAGGCTCCACCTCTTGCGGGCCTGCGAGGACTCGCTGCGGCGGCTGCAAACCGATTACATTGACCTCTACCAGCTTCACCGCCCGGTTTTCGACATGCCCATAGATGAAACCCTTTCGGCGCTCACAGACCTGGTGCGCCAGGGCAAGGTGCGCTACATTGGCAGCTCGACGGCCCCGGCCTGGAAGGTGCTGGAGGGCATTCTGGTCAGCGAGCTGAAGGGCTATGTGCGCTTTGTCTCGGAGCAGCCGCCCTACAATTTGCTGGATCGGCGCATCGAGAACGAGCTCGTACCCATGGCCCAGGCCTACAACCTGGCCCTTCTGCCCTGGTCGCCCCTGGCTATGGGGATGCTGGCCGGCCGCTATGCCGACGGTGCGCTCCGGCCCGAAGGCTCGCGCGCCAGCCTACGGGGAGGCATTTACGCCGAGCGGGTCTCGCCCAGGGCCGTACAGATGGGCAATCGCTTTGTACAGCTGGCCCGGGAGGCCGGGTACGACCCCGCCCAACTGGCTATCCTGTGGGTCAAGGATCAACCCGGCATCACCGCCCCCATCATCGGGCCCAAGAGCGTGGAGCAGCTCGAGCACCTGCTACCGGTGCTGGACATGACCCTACCCGAGGAGATCCGGGCGGCCTGCGATGCTTTGGTGCCGCCGGGCAGCGCGGTGGCCAACTTCCACAACTCGGCCCCCTGGATGAAGATGCAGCTCGAGGTGGGTATAGACCATAACGCCTAA
- a CDS encoding nitrate/nitrite transporter has product MSAALRVFIILLLAYFLSYFFRATNAVISPDLRQDLGLTSAQLGLMTSLFYLTFALAQLPLGSLLDRFGPRFVHPALMLLGALGALVFASAQDFFTLSVGRALLGIGFAAALMGALKAFSLWFPASRYASVSSLYVAIGASGAIAASSPLAWLKEQIGWRGVFEWGALVIVGVAVVVMLGVRNAPKGVALPKSTQAGHAGVIWGHPDFWRMGWLNFMVGGGFLAWQTLWGGDFLFKVRGMGGLEVGSVLFVFSLAAVFGFLFCGPLADRLGLPRVLLAAGMAFTLGPLLLALWPQMPVALLYAVYLLMGFTGAFNILSLAQARLTFPTELTGRAVTAINFMGFMGVFLLQWGMGVVLGLSNYPTALLIWAALITLALLGYWPLAQRQRPTSHL; this is encoded by the coding sequence ATGTCGGCTGCCCTCCGGGTTTTCATCATCCTGCTGTTGGCCTACTTTCTCTCCTACTTCTTCCGTGCTACCAACGCCGTCATCTCGCCCGACCTGCGGCAGGATCTGGGCCTTACCTCGGCCCAACTAGGCCTGATGACCAGCCTGTTCTACCTCACCTTCGCACTGGCCCAATTGCCGCTGGGCTCGCTGCTCGACCGCTTCGGCCCGCGCTTTGTCCACCCGGCCCTGATGCTGCTGGGGGCCCTGGGGGCCCTGGTTTTTGCTTCGGCCCAGGACTTTTTCACCCTTTCGGTGGGGCGGGCTTTGCTGGGCATCGGCTTTGCTGCGGCCCTGATGGGGGCCTTGAAGGCTTTTTCGCTGTGGTTTCCGGCCTCGCGCTACGCCAGCGTGAGCAGCCTGTATGTGGCCATCGGGGCTTCGGGGGCTATCGCGGCCTCTTCGCCCTTGGCCTGGCTCAAGGAGCAGATTGGCTGGCGCGGGGTCTTCGAGTGGGGCGCGCTGGTGATTGTGGGGGTGGCGGTGGTGGTGATGCTGGGCGTACGCAACGCCCCCAAGGGCGTGGCGCTCCCCAAAAGTACCCAGGCGGGCCATGCGGGGGTCATCTGGGGCCACCCCGACTTCTGGCGCATGGGCTGGCTCAACTTTATGGTGGGGGGCGGGTTTTTGGCCTGGCAGACCCTGTGGGGTGGCGACTTTTTGTTCAAGGTGCGGGGGATGGGGGGGCTCGAGGTCGGGAGTGTGCTTTTTGTCTTCTCCCTGGCAGCGGTTTTTGGCTTTTTGTTCTGCGGCCCGCTGGCCGACCGTCTGGGCCTGCCCAGGGTACTGCTCGCGGCGGGTATGGCCTTCACGCTGGGGCCGCTGCTGCTGGCCTTGTGGCCGCAGATGCCGGTGGCCCTTTTGTACGCGGTCTACCTGCTGATGGGCTTTACCGGGGCCTTCAACATTCTGAGCCTGGCCCAGGCTCGCCTGACCTTCCCCACCGAGCTGACCGGGCGAGCCGTCACAGCCATCAACTTCATGGGTTTTATGGGGGTGTTTTTGCTGCAGTGGGGGATGGGGGTGGTGTTGGGGCTTAGCAACTACCCTACCGCCTTGTTGATCTGGGCAGCCCTCATCACCCTGGCCCTCCTGGGGTACTGGCCCCTAGCACAGCGCCAGCGACCCACAAGCCACCTTTAG